One Halosegnis longus DNA window includes the following coding sequences:
- a CDS encoding mandelate racemase/muconate lactonizing enzyme family protein, with amino-acid sequence MNIQSFALDLHEPLATAAGDIARREGFLVTLDEDDGCRGVGEACPLPGWTESYDECRDALADAVPADLDTLPPAARHGVALALLDADAREDGVPLYRHLGRDERVETVPVNATVGDAPPEPTRERVADAVREGYTCVKLKAANRPLAADVERVAAAREVAPDIEIRLDANGGWTRDTATRAFETLATFDVSYVEQPLPASDLGGFAALPNTGVGIALDEGLYEHGIDAVLDSEITHLVLKPMALGGPDIALELAGLARGAGIEPVVTTTIDGPIARAAAVHVAAAIPAVSACGLATGSLLATGEMPDPAPVTGGVAAVPQKDGNTPAVLPADYA; translated from the coding sequence ATGAATATTCAGTCGTTCGCGCTCGACTTGCACGAACCGCTCGCGACCGCCGCCGGCGACATCGCGAGACGCGAGGGGTTTCTCGTCACGCTCGACGAGGACGACGGGTGTCGTGGCGTCGGGGAGGCCTGTCCCCTGCCGGGGTGGACCGAGAGCTACGACGAGTGCCGAGACGCACTCGCCGACGCGGTGCCGGCCGACCTCGATACGCTCCCGCCGGCGGCTCGCCACGGGGTCGCGCTCGCGCTGCTCGACGCCGACGCGCGCGAGGACGGTGTTCCCCTCTACCGTCACCTCGGCCGCGACGAGCGAGTCGAGACGGTCCCCGTGAACGCGACCGTCGGGGACGCCCCGCCCGAACCGACCCGCGAGCGCGTCGCCGACGCCGTGAGGGAAGGGTACACCTGCGTGAAACTCAAGGCCGCGAACCGACCGCTCGCGGCGGATGTCGAGCGCGTCGCGGCGGCCCGCGAGGTCGCCCCCGACATCGAGATTCGACTCGACGCGAACGGCGGCTGGACTCGGGACACGGCGACTCGCGCGTTCGAAACGCTGGCGACGTTCGACGTGTCGTACGTCGAGCAACCGCTTCCGGCGAGCGACTTGGGGGGATTCGCCGCGCTCCCGAATACGGGCGTCGGCATCGCGCTCGACGAAGGACTCTACGAACACGGCATCGACGCCGTGCTCGACAGCGAGATAACCCATCTCGTCCTGAAGCCGATGGCGCTCGGCGGGCCGGATATCGCCCTCGAGCTCGCGGGGCTGGCCCGCGGGGCGGGTATCGAGCCGGTCGTGACGACGACCATCGACGGTCCGATTGCGCGCGCGGCGGCGGTCCACGTCGCGGCCGCGATACCCGCGGTGTCGGCCTGCGGGCTCGCGACCGGGTCGCTGCTCGCGACGGGCGAGATGCCCGACCCGGCACCCGTCACCGGAGGGGTGGCCGCGGTGCCACAGAAAGATGGAAATACCCCGGCCGTGTTACCGGCAGATTATGCGTGA
- a CDS encoding 1,4-dihydroxy-2-naphthoate polyprenyltransferase: MSDADITTRRAWLMAARPQTLPAGAAPVVVGVGVALQRGVFAPLPAIAALVGALLLQIGTNFANDYYDAVQGADTEEREGFTRVTAGGLIEPAAVKRAMYATFALAILLGTYLVWVGGPAIVVVGLTSVASGIAYTGGPAPYGYRGLGDLFVFVYFGLVAVTGTYYVQAAAVAVAGVPAFTAPADLVPLAAVVAALPAAGLSTCILIVNNIRDRETDAKAGKRTLAVTLGYTGSRIEFLLMLGMAYVVPVVFAATGYGIATLAPLVTLPLAARLARTVLTETGGEALNPALETTGKLLFAHSLLFAVGLAV, from the coding sequence ATGAGCGACGCCGACATCACGACGCGACGCGCGTGGCTGATGGCCGCACGGCCACAGACGCTCCCGGCCGGGGCCGCACCGGTCGTCGTCGGCGTCGGCGTCGCACTCCAGCGCGGCGTCTTCGCCCCGCTGCCGGCCATCGCCGCACTCGTCGGCGCGCTCCTCCTCCAAATCGGGACCAACTTCGCGAACGACTACTACGACGCCGTCCAGGGGGCCGACACCGAGGAGCGCGAGGGGTTCACCCGCGTCACCGCGGGCGGCCTCATCGAACCCGCAGCGGTCAAGCGGGCGATGTACGCGACGTTCGCGCTCGCCATCCTGCTCGGCACGTATCTCGTCTGGGTCGGCGGCCCGGCAATCGTCGTCGTCGGACTCACCTCCGTCGCGTCCGGCATCGCCTACACCGGCGGTCCGGCCCCGTACGGCTACCGCGGCCTGGGCGACTTGTTCGTCTTCGTCTACTTCGGTCTCGTCGCCGTCACCGGCACCTACTACGTGCAGGCGGCCGCCGTCGCAGTCGCCGGCGTTCCGGCGTTCACCGCCCCGGCCGACCTCGTCCCGCTCGCGGCGGTCGTCGCCGCACTTCCAGCAGCGGGCCTGTCGACGTGTATCCTCATCGTGAACAACATCCGCGACCGCGAGACCGACGCGAAGGCGGGGAAACGGACGCTCGCCGTCACGCTCGGCTACACCGGTTCGCGAATCGAGTTTCTCCTCATGCTCGGGATGGCGTACGTCGTTCCGGTCGTCTTCGCCGCGACGGGCTACGGCATCGCGACCCTCGCACCCCTGGTGACGCTCCCACTCGCTGCCCGACTCGCGCGGACGGTCCTCACGGAAACGGGCGGCGAGGCGCTGAATCCGGCGCTCGAAACCACCGGCAAACTCCTATTCGCACACAGCCTCCTCTTCGCCGTGGGGCTTGCCGTATGA
- a CDS encoding 1,4-dihydroxy-2-naphthoyl-CoA synthase has product MVSELFDADSWEPVEGFDFRDLTYHRATEVGALRIAFDRPEVRNAFRPETVDELSTALDHAKRQTDVGCVFITGNGPSPKDGGWAFCSGGDQRIRGEAGYEYEDDDLDDDTPGPRLHILEVQRQIRHMPKPVVAVVPGWAVGGGHSLHVVCDMTLAGTEAKFLQTDPDVGSYDAGFGSAYLAHQIGQKKAREVFFLGKTYSAEEAADMGMVNEVVPQAELEERALEWAEEMLSKSPNAMRMLKYAFNMDTDGLVGQQVFAGEATRLGYMTDEAQEGRDAFNQNREPDFSEFPYYY; this is encoded by the coding sequence ATGGTCTCAGAGCTATTCGACGCCGACAGCTGGGAGCCGGTCGAGGGGTTCGATTTTCGTGATTTGACGTATCACCGCGCGACCGAGGTGGGCGCGCTCCGCATCGCCTTCGACCGCCCGGAGGTCCGCAACGCCTTCCGCCCGGAGACGGTGGACGAACTCTCGACTGCGCTCGACCACGCCAAGCGCCAGACCGACGTGGGCTGTGTCTTCATCACCGGCAACGGCCCCTCCCCGAAGGACGGCGGCTGGGCGTTCTGTTCGGGCGGCGACCAGCGGATTCGCGGCGAGGCCGGCTACGAATATGAAGACGACGACCTCGACGACGACACGCCCGGCCCGCGACTCCACATCCTCGAAGTCCAGCGCCAGATTCGCCACATGCCAAAGCCCGTCGTCGCGGTCGTGCCGGGGTGGGCGGTCGGCGGCGGCCACTCCCTGCACGTCGTCTGTGACATGACGCTCGCCGGAACCGAGGCGAAGTTCCTCCAGACGGACCCGGACGTCGGGAGCTACGACGCCGGCTTCGGCAGCGCGTATCTCGCCCACCAAATCGGCCAGAAGAAGGCGCGCGAGGTGTTCTTCCTCGGGAAGACCTACTCCGCGGAGGAGGCCGCCGACATGGGGATGGTGAACGAGGTCGTCCCGCAGGCCGAACTCGAGGAGCGCGCACTGGAGTGGGCCGAGGAGATGCTCTCGAAGTCGCCCAACGCCATGCGCATGCTCAAGTACGCGTTCAACATGGACACCGACGGACTCGTCGGGCAGCAGGTCTTCGCCGGCGAGGCGACGCGGTTGGGGTACATGACCGACGAAGCACAGGAGGGTCGAGACGCGTTCAACCAGAATCGCGAGCCGGATTTCTCGGAGTTCCCCTACTACTACTGA
- the menD gene encoding 2-succinyl-5-enolpyruvyl-6-hydroxy-3-cyclohexene-1-carboxylic-acid synthase: MTPPNVNTLWGEIIVDELAKAGVDAAVLSPGSRSTPLTVAFAHHPDIETYSQLDERSAAFFALGRAKQTGKPTPLVCTSGTALANYHPAVMEAGRARVPMLLLTADRPPELDDSGANQTVSQSNLYGDSLRHQRTLPEPEVHDRKLRALRTAISRGVATTTATNPGPVHLNVPFRKPLEPTVETDDVSEAWLDAHPLAAEGRDGPFVQTTQGTPTLAAGDHADLVSAIESAERGLIVCGPSDEPTPDRGALAALARTAGFPVLADPLSGLRFGPHTEQDGVTILGGYDAWADGLTDERAPDLVLRFGASPTSKPLRKRLAALATADPSLRQYLVDPAGGWREAEFAATEALVAEPTRLARSLADRLTAPDETPYADRLAALERAYWPLVADEDRFFEGQVVADALARAPDPSTVFVSNSMPVRDMDRFARPSAREVTTLGNRGVSGIDGITSTALGAKSASDDPLVLVTGDLAYYHDTNGLLALDRFGLDATIVLINNDGGGIFHLLPIEAHDTFEGYFRTPHGLDFSATADLHSLSFARASTREGFREAYAASLDQSGTQVIEVRFDSDASHRVREQVQSRVEEDLL; this comes from the coding sequence ATGACGCCACCAAACGTCAACACGCTGTGGGGCGAAATCATCGTCGACGAACTCGCGAAGGCGGGCGTCGACGCGGCGGTGCTCTCGCCGGGGTCGCGCTCGACGCCGCTGACGGTCGCCTTCGCCCACCACCCGGACATCGAGACGTACTCGCAGCTGGACGAGCGCTCGGCGGCCTTCTTCGCGCTCGGACGCGCCAAACAGACGGGCAAGCCGACGCCGCTCGTCTGCACCTCGGGGACGGCGCTCGCGAACTACCACCCGGCCGTGATGGAGGCCGGCCGCGCTCGCGTGCCGATGCTCCTGCTCACTGCCGACCGACCGCCCGAACTCGACGACTCGGGCGCGAACCAGACCGTCTCGCAGTCGAACCTCTACGGCGACTCGCTGCGCCACCAGCGCACCCTCCCCGAACCGGAGGTCCACGACCGGAAGCTCCGGGCGCTCCGAACTGCGATTTCCCGCGGTGTCGCCACGACGACGGCGACGAACCCCGGTCCCGTCCACCTGAACGTCCCGTTCCGGAAGCCGCTGGAGCCGACCGTCGAGACCGACGACGTGTCCGAGGCGTGGCTCGACGCGCACCCGCTCGCGGCGGAGGGTCGGGACGGCCCGTTCGTCCAGACCACGCAGGGGACGCCGACGCTCGCGGCGGGCGACCACGCCGACCTCGTGTCGGCCATCGAGTCGGCAGAGCGGGGCCTCATCGTCTGTGGTCCGTCCGACGAGCCGACGCCCGATCGCGGTGCCCTCGCCGCGCTGGCTCGCACGGCCGGCTTTCCCGTGCTCGCGGACCCGCTGTCGGGACTGCGATTCGGCCCCCACACCGAGCAGGACGGCGTGACGATACTCGGCGGCTACGACGCGTGGGCCGACGGCTTGACCGACGAGCGCGCGCCCGACCTCGTGCTCAGATTCGGCGCGTCGCCGACCTCGAAGCCGCTCCGGAAGCGGCTGGCCGCACTCGCGACGGCAGACCCGTCGCTCCGGCAGTATCTCGTCGACCCGGCCGGCGGCTGGCGCGAGGCCGAGTTCGCGGCGACGGAGGCCCTCGTCGCGGAGCCGACTCGGCTGGCGCGCTCGCTCGCCGACCGACTCACCGCGCCCGACGAGACGCCGTACGCAGACCGACTCGCCGCGCTGGAGCGTGCGTACTGGCCCCTCGTCGCCGACGAGGACCGCTTCTTCGAGGGGCAGGTCGTGGCCGACGCCCTCGCCCGCGCGCCGGACCCGAGCACCGTCTTCGTCTCCAACTCCATGCCCGTTCGGGACATGGACCGGTTCGCCCGGCCGAGTGCGCGCGAGGTGACCACGCTCGGCAATCGTGGCGTCTCGGGCATCGACGGGATCACCTCGACGGCGCTCGGGGCGAAGAGCGCGAGCGACGACCCCCTCGTGCTCGTCACGGGGGACCTGGCCTACTACCACGACACCAACGGCTTGCTCGCGCTCGACCGGTTCGGGCTGGACGCGACCATCGTCCTCATCAACAACGACGGCGGCGGCATCTTCCATCTGCTCCCCATCGAGGCCCACGACACCTTCGAGGGGTATTTCCGAACGCCACACGGACTCGACTTCTCGGCGACCGCCGACCTGCACTCGCTGTCGTTTGCTCGCGCGAGCACGCGCGAGGGCTTTCGCGAGGCGTACGCAGCGAGTCTCGACCAGTCGGGCACGCAGGTCATCGAAGTGCGGTTCGACTCGGACGCGAGCCACAGGGTGCGCGAGCAGGTCCAGTCGCGCGTCGAGGAGGACCTGCTGTAA
- a CDS encoding isochorismate synthase codes for MKSLGDEMRVVSRAREISAPPARAALADAATPRVFWSGDGEETVIGSGAAATLTAGGEDRFGDVRAAADRLFAEGDVHAGTEAARPRLFGGFAFHDEHDTTEEPWGAFPSAQFVLPRRQVTYTDDAAWLTVNGVGPDATAEVVTDELDDTATNLSNLPTPETMRASSVVERERTTTKEAWRASVTDATDRIAAGELRKVVLAMALRARLDGPLAAHEVTARLADTYPDCYRFLFEPTGDTEPTPAFIGATPERLATLRGRTLATGALAGTTGRGDTPAEDEWLADELRRDEKNVHEHDIVVDAIRDQLAPFAATISTGERDVRRLATVQHLETPITATLSDDEHVLTLVEALHPTPAVGGLPPDRALATIRDTESFDRGWYAAPVGWFDAAGHGSFAVAIRSAVTAGDTATLFAGVGIVEDSDPDAEWDEVQLKYRPMLDELE; via the coding sequence ATGAAATCGCTCGGCGACGAGATGCGGGTCGTCTCCCGTGCGCGCGAGATCTCCGCGCCCCCTGCACGGGCCGCGCTGGCCGACGCCGCGACTCCGCGCGTGTTCTGGAGCGGCGACGGCGAAGAGACCGTCATCGGGTCGGGAGCCGCGGCGACGCTCACTGCCGGCGGCGAGGACCGGTTCGGTGACGTGCGGGCGGCCGCCGACCGCCTGTTCGCCGAGGGGGACGTCCACGCCGGCACCGAGGCCGCCCGTCCGCGGCTGTTCGGCGGCTTCGCCTTCCACGACGAACACGACACGACCGAGGAGCCGTGGGGGGCGTTTCCGAGCGCGCAGTTCGTCCTCCCGCGCCGGCAGGTCACCTACACCGACGACGCGGCGTGGCTGACGGTGAACGGCGTCGGCCCGGACGCCACCGCCGAGGTCGTCACCGACGAACTCGACGACACGGCGACGAACCTGTCGAATCTCCCGACTCCAGAGACGATGCGCGCGTCCAGCGTCGTCGAGCGCGAGCGCACGACGACGAAGGAGGCGTGGCGGGCGTCGGTGACGGACGCGACCGACCGCATCGCCGCCGGCGAACTCCGGAAGGTCGTCCTCGCGATGGCCCTCCGGGCGCGGCTGGACGGCCCGCTCGCCGCCCACGAGGTGACCGCCCGACTCGCCGACACCTACCCCGATTGTTACCGATTCCTGTTCGAGCCGACCGGGGACACGGAGCCGACGCCGGCGTTCATCGGCGCGACGCCCGAACGACTCGCCACCCTCCGCGGGCGAACGCTCGCGACGGGGGCACTCGCGGGGACGACCGGGCGCGGCGACACCCCCGCCGAGGACGAGTGGCTGGCGGACGAGCTTCGCCGCGACGAGAAGAACGTCCACGAGCACGACATCGTCGTGGACGCGATTCGCGACCAGCTGGCCCCGTTCGCGGCTACCATCTCGACCGGCGAGCGCGACGTGCGCCGACTCGCCACGGTCCAACACCTCGAAACGCCGATTACGGCGACGCTGTCCGACGACGAACACGTCCTGACGCTGGTGGAGGCGCTCCATCCGACGCCGGCCGTCGGGGGCCTCCCCCCGGACCGCGCGCTGGCCACGATTCGCGACACCGAGTCGTTCGACCGCGGCTGGTACGCCGCGCCGGTCGGCTGGTTCGACGCCGCCGGCCACGGCAGCTTCGCCGTGGCGATTCGCTCTGCCGTGACCGCCGGCGACACGGCCACCCTGTTTGCCGGCGTCGGCATCGTGGAGGACTCCGACCCCGACGCCGAGTGGGACGAAGTGCAGCTCAAGTACCGGCCGATGCTCGACGAACTCGAATGA
- a CDS encoding sulfite oxidase-like oxidoreductase yields MYDATSLHEEFDGERVPPGQRETTRFPVLSKSGTPSVDLSEWTLDVWGAVDERLELDFDALRELDTETQRQDFHCVTGWSRLDNEFTGVTFPTITEAAGVTDEAVHVMFHAADGYTTNLPLDVCDRRELLVTWEHDGERLPADHGGPVRVVVPHRYAYKGAKWLTGIEFLTEPERGYWEKRGYSNTANPWNEERYA; encoded by the coding sequence ATGTACGACGCCACCTCCCTCCACGAAGAGTTCGACGGCGAGCGCGTCCCGCCGGGACAACGCGAGACGACGCGGTTTCCCGTCCTGTCGAAGTCCGGTACACCGTCCGTCGACCTGAGCGAGTGGACGCTCGACGTGTGGGGAGCCGTCGACGAACGGCTCGAACTCGACTTCGATGCGCTGCGGGAACTCGACACCGAGACCCAGCGACAGGATTTCCACTGCGTGACGGGGTGGTCGCGACTCGACAACGAGTTCACGGGCGTCACGTTCCCGACCATCACGGAGGCGGCCGGCGTGACAGACGAGGCGGTCCACGTCATGTTCCACGCCGCGGACGGCTACACGACGAATCTCCCGCTCGACGTGTGCGACCGCCGCGAGCTGCTCGTGACGTGGGAACACGACGGCGAGCGCCTCCCCGCCGACCACGGGGGACCCGTCCGGGTCGTCGTCCCGCACCGCTACGCGTACAAAGGGGCCAAGTGGCTCACCGGAATCGAGTTCCTGACCGAGCCGGAACGCGGCTACTGGGAAAAGCGGGGCTACTCCAACACGGCGAACCCCTGGAACGAGGAACGGTACGCCTGA
- a CDS encoding ribbon-helix-helix domain-containing protein yields MVKADITVPEHLEMQLTQLVEQGEFESREEAIEDVLSAGIRAYKTSGPMEDEEPSYEEDGMMGHDDEYVF; encoded by the coding sequence ATGGTGAAAGCCGACATCACGGTGCCGGAGCATCTCGAGATGCAACTCACGCAGCTCGTCGAGCAGGGCGAGTTCGAGAGCCGGGAGGAGGCCATCGAAGACGTGCTCTCTGCGGGGATTCGCGCCTACAAGACCTCGGGACCGATGGAGGACGAAGAGCCGAGCTACGAGGAAGACGGGATGATGGGCCACGACGACGAGTACGTCTTCTAA
- a CDS encoding UPF0058 family protein has product MHKEELLELHGHMVEIMQTFREMDAVETNAFDAYDELDVEPGDVHKSKSEHKHAVFVLGNALADVMSDDEFSDAGRIGKRMEELAKDAQNKL; this is encoded by the coding sequence ATGCACAAAGAGGAACTGCTCGAGCTCCACGGCCACATGGTCGAGATCATGCAGACGTTCCGCGAGATGGACGCCGTCGAGACGAACGCCTTCGACGCCTACGACGAACTCGACGTGGAGCCGGGCGACGTACACAAATCGAAAAGCGAGCACAAACACGCCGTCTTCGTCCTCGGAAACGCGCTCGCAGACGTGATGAGCGACGACGAGTTCTCCGACGCCGGCCGCATCGGCAAGCGCATGGAGGAGCTCGCGAAAGACGCACAAAACAAGCTGTAG
- a CDS encoding long-chain fatty acid--CoA ligase, whose translation MPGGHTQTLRPFLWRASKLYPDTEIVSRDHDGISRTTYSEYAGRTAQLANALDDHGIEHEDRVATFCWNTERHYETYFGVPSMGAQLHTINPLLPDEHVRYIVDNADDELIFVDPSLAEKLAGAAEGAEEFDGVDFVVMGDEEVDVLDAPDYESFLDGHDTEYDWPDLPSDQPAGMCYTSGTTGKPKGVEYTQSMLWSHTMTTLTPQGIPMEDDDVVMPVVPMFHVNAWGMPFTATAAGSKHVYPGPSPDPEDIAMLIEEEGVTVTAGVPTVWLGLMEYCEDNEVDLTSLDRIIVGGSAAPRSMIRWFDNRGVEVLHAWGMTEMSPIGSVSMLKSDLEDADYETQLDKRGKQGIMVPGIEFKVIDENDEEIAWDGEEFGELHVRGPTITKEYFKRPEANEEDFEDGWLKTGDVVSVDPDGYIQIVDRAKDVIKSGGEWISSVELENAIMAHDDVTEATVVGVPHEKWQERPVAFVVPADGADRDTLEEGIMELLRDEYPKWWLPDAVEYIEEVPKTATGKFSKKDLREQYSGDRLLAGNTPDEAAPGQDD comes from the coding sequence ATGCCCGGAGGTCACACCCAGACACTGCGGCCGTTCCTGTGGCGCGCGAGCAAACTGTACCCGGACACCGAAATCGTCTCTCGCGACCACGACGGCATCAGCCGGACGACGTACAGCGAGTACGCCGGTCGCACGGCACAGCTTGCGAACGCGCTCGACGACCACGGCATCGAACACGAAGACCGCGTCGCGACCTTCTGTTGGAACACCGAACGCCACTACGAGACGTACTTCGGCGTTCCGTCGATGGGCGCACAGCTGCACACCATCAACCCACTGCTGCCGGACGAACACGTCCGGTACATCGTCGACAACGCCGACGACGAACTCATCTTCGTCGACCCGTCGCTCGCGGAGAAGCTCGCGGGCGCAGCCGAGGGAGCCGAGGAGTTCGACGGCGTCGACTTCGTCGTGATGGGCGACGAGGAGGTAGATGTGCTCGACGCGCCGGACTACGAGTCGTTCCTCGACGGCCACGACACGGAGTACGACTGGCCCGACCTCCCCAGCGACCAGCCCGCCGGCATGTGTTACACCTCCGGCACGACGGGGAAGCCGAAGGGCGTCGAGTACACCCAGTCGATGCTGTGGAGCCACACGATGACGACGCTCACCCCGCAGGGGATTCCGATGGAGGACGACGACGTGGTGATGCCGGTCGTCCCGATGTTCCACGTCAACGCGTGGGGGATGCCCTTCACCGCGACCGCGGCGGGCTCGAAACACGTCTACCCCGGTCCCTCGCCCGACCCGGAGGACATCGCGATGCTCATCGAGGAGGAGGGGGTCACCGTCACCGCCGGCGTCCCGACGGTGTGGCTCGGCCTGATGGAGTACTGTGAGGACAACGAGGTCGACCTCACCTCTCTGGACCGCATCATCGTCGGCGGCTCCGCCGCACCGCGGTCGATGATTCGGTGGTTCGACAACCGCGGCGTCGAGGTGCTCCACGCGTGGGGCATGACGGAGATGTCGCCCATCGGGAGCGTCTCGATGCTCAAGTCCGACCTCGAGGACGCCGACTACGAGACCCAACTCGACAAGCGGGGCAAGCAGGGTATCATGGTCCCCGGTATCGAGTTCAAGGTCATCGACGAGAACGACGAGGAGATCGCCTGGGACGGCGAGGAGTTCGGCGAACTCCACGTCCGCGGGCCGACGATTACGAAGGAGTACTTCAAGCGTCCCGAGGCGAACGAGGAGGACTTCGAGGACGGGTGGCTCAAGACCGGCGACGTGGTGAGCGTCGACCCGGACGGCTACATCCAGATCGTCGACCGCGCGAAGGACGTCATCAAATCCGGCGGCGAGTGGATTTCCTCGGTCGAACTGGAGAACGCGATCATGGCCCACGACGACGTGACCGAGGCGACCGTCGTCGGTGTCCCCCACGAGAAGTGGCAGGAGCGACCCGTGGCGTTCGTCGTGCCGGCCGACGGGGCCGACCGCGACACGCTCGAAGAGGGAATTATGGAGCTGTTGCGCGACGAGTACCCGAAGTGGTGGCTCCCGGACGCCGTCGAGTACATCGAGGAGGTACCCAAGACGGCGACGGGGAAGTTCTCGAAGAAGGACCTGCGCGAGCAGTACAGCGGTGACCGCCTGCTCGCGGGCAACACGCCCGACGAGGCGGCCCCCGGCCAGGACGACTGA
- a CDS encoding acyl-CoA dehydrogenase family protein, which translates to MDLLDDTVVPEHAHDIKQEAREFAEEHIEPNAEEYHRSGEYPWEVLEAGMDANLIAQDISEEYGGRGLDLPQVLAVAEEFYRADAGIALTLQLASFGAGIMEEHGTDEQCEEYLRPVAENDQITGLAVSEPETGSDLAGMTTSAEKDGDEWVLNGEKYWVGNGVEADWVTLYAKTGDDPDNRYGNYSMFIVPTDTEGYEAQHIPEKMGMRASKQAHIVLDDARIPEENLIGVEGGGFYMLADFFNHGRIVVGGHGLGLAAAAIEEAWEFAHGRNAFGRTINEFQSVQHILADMRLEFESARALNWRAAEKVENDDHGGFWASMAKVKSTEVANDCAERGMQLHGGRSVLLENKISRVYRDVRIPVIYEGANEIQRNLIYRQAPN; encoded by the coding sequence ATGGATTTACTGGACGATACCGTCGTGCCCGAGCACGCACACGACATCAAGCAGGAGGCCCGCGAGTTCGCCGAGGAGCACATCGAGCCGAACGCCGAGGAGTACCACCGCTCCGGTGAGTACCCGTGGGAGGTGCTCGAAGCCGGCATGGACGCGAACCTCATCGCCCAGGACATCAGCGAGGAGTACGGCGGGCGCGGACTCGACCTGCCGCAGGTCCTCGCGGTCGCGGAGGAGTTTTACCGTGCCGACGCCGGCATCGCCCTGACGCTCCAGCTCGCGAGCTTCGGTGCCGGCATCATGGAGGAACACGGCACCGACGAGCAGTGTGAGGAGTATCTGCGTCCCGTCGCCGAGAACGACCAGATTACCGGCCTCGCCGTCTCCGAACCCGAGACCGGCTCCGACCTGGCCGGCATGACCACGAGCGCCGAGAAGGACGGCGACGAGTGGGTGCTCAACGGGGAGAAGTACTGGGTCGGCAACGGCGTGGAGGCCGACTGGGTGACGCTGTACGCGAAGACCGGCGACGACCCCGACAACAGATACGGCAACTACTCGATGTTCATCGTCCCGACGGACACCGAGGGGTACGAGGCCCAACACATCCCCGAGAAGATGGGGATGCGCGCCTCGAAGCAGGCCCACATCGTGCTCGATGACGCCCGGATTCCGGAGGAGAACCTCATCGGCGTCGAGGGGGGTGGCTTCTACATGCTCGCGGACTTCTTCAACCACGGCCGTATCGTGGTCGGGGGCCACGGGCTCGGGCTGGCGGCCGCCGCCATCGAGGAAGCGTGGGAGTTCGCCCACGGCCGCAACGCCTTCGGCCGCACCATCAACGAGTTCCAGTCCGTCCAGCACATCCTCGCGGACATGCGACTGGAGTTCGAGTCGGCGCGCGCGCTCAACTGGCGTGCCGCCGAGAAGGTCGAGAACGACGACCACGGCGGCTTCTGGGCGTCCATGGCGAAGGTGAAGTCCACGGAGGTCGCCAACGACTGCGCCGAACGCGGGATGCAGCTTCACGGCGGTCGCTCCGTCCTGCTTGAGAACAAGATTTCACGCGTCTACCGCGACGTTCGCATCCCGGTCATCTACGAGGGCGCAAACGAGATTCAGCGCAACCTCATCTACCGACAGGCACCGAACTAA
- a CDS encoding N-acyl homoserine lactonase family protein — MSYDVHLLDRGRIEADANFVLDGSVAATAGNQNPDLRYEEFLVWNLVIDHPEATVLFDTGSHPEAGDGYWPAPLYQAFAHVDAADHDLEADLNAAGFELDDIDAVVMSHLHLDHAGGLYHFDGTDVPIYVHEREIEFAYRSAKTDSGSIAYFAPDFEHDLNWTVVEGDRQLVPGVELLHLPGHTPGLLGARIDRDGETLLVVGDEAYWQENYEGQSMAASLLWDNQAWKESLAYVQDLERRTDADVLLGHDMAMLERFEDGW, encoded by the coding sequence ATGTCGTACGACGTGCATCTGCTCGACAGGGGCCGCATCGAAGCCGACGCGAACTTCGTCCTCGACGGTTCCGTGGCCGCGACCGCCGGCAATCAGAATCCCGACCTCCGGTACGAGGAGTTTCTCGTCTGGAATCTCGTCATCGACCACCCGGAGGCGACCGTCCTCTTCGATACCGGCTCACACCCCGAGGCGGGCGACGGCTACTGGCCCGCGCCGCTGTATCAGGCCTTCGCGCACGTCGACGCGGCCGACCACGACCTCGAAGCCGACCTGAACGCGGCGGGCTTCGAACTCGACGACATCGACGCCGTCGTGATGTCGCATCTCCATCTCGACCACGCCGGCGGGCTGTACCACTTCGACGGGACCGACGTGCCCATCTACGTCCACGAGCGCGAAATCGAGTTCGCCTACCGGTCGGCGAAGACGGACTCCGGCTCTATCGCCTACTTCGCGCCCGACTTCGAGCACGACCTGAACTGGACGGTCGTGGAGGGCGACCGCCAGCTCGTTCCGGGCGTCGAACTGCTCCACCTGCCCGGTCACACGCCCGGACTGCTCGGGGCGCGCATCGACCGCGACGGCGAGACGCTGCTCGTCGTCGGCGACGAGGCCTACTGGCAAGAGAACTACGAGGGTCAGTCGATGGCCGCTTCGCTGCTGTGGGACAATCAGGCGTGGAAGGAATCGCTCGCGTACGTGCAGGACCTCGAACGCCGGACCGACGCCGACGTGCTGCTCGGCCACGACATGGCGATGCTAGAGCGATTTGAAGACGGATGGTGA